The uncultured Methanobrevibacter sp. genome contains the following window.
CAAATGCAGAGAACTATTCGAATGTAGTGAAAAAGTTGTCTAAGAAGTTTCATTTGATTTTAGTGGATTGTTATGGACATGGAAAAAGCTCCCATAACAAGGAAAAATACAATATAGTCAGTTTAGGCGATGATTTGATTGATTTTATCAAATCCAAGACTGATGATAAAATATCCATATTGGGTCATTCTTCCGGAGGCCTTATATCCTGCTATATAGCTTCAGTTTCCGATGTTTGCGATAATCTGATATTGGAAGACCCACCACTGTTTTCAAGCTGCGGTGAGAAGAGATTCAATTATTATAACTTTAATGATTTGTCAACGGTCTGCCATAACTTCATCAATCAGGATGAAGAGACTGATTTTGTATATTACTACTTCATGAACCAATATGCCTGGAACTTTTTCCCTGAAAACAAAAGGGAAAAGATCAGGGCAAAATCCGGAGAATCTGCATTAAAATATCGAAAAAAACATCCGGAAAAACCCCTGAAAGTTCCGTTCTGGCCTAAAAAATTTATGGAAGCTTTTCAAGGATTGAATGAATATGATCCTTACTTCGGAGAAAATTTCTACAATGACTCCTTTAACTGCAACATCGATTACAGGAATCTGCTTTCGAATATAAAATGCAAAACATTGTTCATGAAAGCCAATACTGTAATAGGTGATGAAAACATTATTATGGGCGCCCTAACAGATGAGGACCTGGAACTGGTAGTCAGTTTAATTGAAAATATTGATGTTGAATATTTCAACTGCGGACACGGCATTCATTTGGAAAAGAAAAGGGACTTTGTAAAAAGTGTTGTTAAAACTTTGGAGGAATAGGCTAAAGAGTATCGCTACTCTTTTTTAAGATTTCATCGCCATAATATTCAATAGCCTCATCGAGTGACCTTACAACCTTTCCCTTGATAGAACGCAGATTGTTTTCGGCAATCTGTTCTGTATGAAAAACTTTTTAAAAAAAAAATGTTCTGAATTTCAAATCGGCTGCGTTAATGTTAAATCCCAAACTATCTAAAATCAGTAAAACAGACCCCCAACCGATAATTCTTCACTAATTAAAAGAAAGGAACAATTGAATAAACAGTAATCAGCACAACCACAGTCAATATTACAATAGCTCCAAGAGGAACCTTCTTCCATGCAAGACCTGCAGCCACAACAGCACCAATCAAACCGATATACCATAGCTGATTGTCAACAGTCAAAACCCCCGGACAGATTAATGCCGCAAGAGCAGTATATGGGATTAAATTCAGAAATTTTTCTGCTTTAGGCGGAAACTCAAGTCTGTCAATGAATAATGCAGGTATCAAACGTGGAATGAATGTTACAATTGCACATCCCAAAATCACCAAGCTGATATAATCCATTAGGCATCACCTGAAAGAAAATATTCATCATCAACAATATACATTCCAATTCCTGCCCCAATTAAAGTTGAAACAATCAGAGACCAGTTTCCTAAAAATTGACTTAATACAATGTTTAAAACAGCTGTAATCAAAACCAAAAGTGCAATCTGTTTTGATTTTTTAACGGCAGGAACCAAAATAGCTACAAAGAGCGCATATAGAGAAATGTTAAAGCTGTTTGTAACAATTACCGGAAGCAAATCCAGCAGAACAACACCTATTGCCGCCCCCAAACACCAGCTTAGCCATGCAGTAATCGCAATTCCAAGATATATCCAAATCGATGAGTCTTCAGAAAGTGAAAACATTGCAAATGACTCATCTACAGTAACGTGTGCTGCAAGAATATTCAAACCCAGATTGGACTCTTCAACCTGATTTAAAACACATGTAGACATTACAAAATATCTTAAGTTTACAACAAAGTTTGTCAATATGATTGCTATTGCCGTTGCACCAGTCAGCGCCATTGATGCTGCGATAATCTGACCTGCTCCTGCATAAACCAGAAATGACATAGATATTGTCTGAAGAGGAGTAAATCCCGCCTTCATAGCTATTGCAGCATAGCCAATACCCATCGGAACATATCCGAATGTGATTGGAATACCCTTTTTAGCACCATCAATAAACTTGGATTTTCTAGAAATAGTAATGTCTCCTTAAATTAACATAAAAAAAGAAAAATTAGTTATTTAACTTAATAAATGACTAATTTGATCTGTTGTAATAATTCCTAAAACTTTCATATCCTCATTGACAACAGGAAGAGATGAAATATCATATTCACCCATCATACGGGCCACGCTTTCAATGGAATCATCTGCAAAACAGTATTTTACCGTTGTTGTCATGATATCCTTCAGATGATTTGTATCCATTGCAATTGATTTTGACAAATCCCAGCTGGTTACAATACCGATAAGCTTATAGTCATCGGTAACAACAGGAATATGAGTTACCTGTTTGTCAAGCATTATTTCTGCAGCTTCATGGACGTCTGCGTTATCTTTTATTGTAACGACAACACCTTTCATCAAATCACTGACAACATTGTTTGCCAGGAATTTGGAGAGGATAAAGTTTAGCTGACCTCCTTCAAGTAAAAATGCATCATGGCCATAGTTGGATTTTATTTCTGAAAATGTCGCATCAACATTGTTTGCATGAAGTGCTGTGAGTATTTCTGTACTTTGTTCTGTCGGATATAGCCAGTCTGAATCAACTGATATTATTTCCACTTTAGCTTTAATATCTTTAAATCCGTCAATCAATGAATTATTTTGAGATAAATCAAATAAATCCACCGCTTTTGTAATGAATAAGTAACTGTTAGCGTCAAAACGTTTCACGAAGGTTTCTCCCTGATGTTTCAGATAGCTTTCAACCTGAAAATCAATTGAAAAGTCATAGCTTATCTCATCCTTATCCTGCAGGTCACGTCCGAATTTAATATCCATTGACTCGTCACTAAGATAAGTAATGTGAGCAATCATACGTGCCAGAGACAGACCGTTTTCAGGTTTCAATCCTGTTTCATAATAATTTCCACTGTTCCAGTCAGGATCTGAAAATATTGCCTGGCGACCTACCTCATTAAATGCAATCTGTTGAGGTGAAGACATTGCGGCTGTAGCCATTGGCACTGCCTTTTTTACAAAATCAGGATAGGATATAAGCCATTGAAGAACTTGCATTCCACCCATAGATCCTCCTATAACTGCATATAATTCATCAATTTTAAGTGAATCTATTAACTTTTTCTGGACTTCAACCATATCTTTGATTGTTATTACCGGGAAATCAAGACCGTATTGCTTGCCTGTTTTGGGATTGATTGAACTTGGACCTGTTGTTCCTTTACATCCTCCTAAAACATTAGAACATATGACAAAGTATCTATCAGTATCAATTGCCTTTCCAGGACCTATTACTATTTCCCACCATCCAGGTTTTCTGTCTCCTTCATGCCAGCCTGCAGCATGGGCATCTCCAGTCAGTGCATGACAAATCAAGATGGCATTGGACTTTTCCTTGTTGAGTTCACCATAAGTTTCATAAGCAACAGTAACATTATTGAGAATTTTTCCACTATCCAATTGAATTGGCTCTTTAATATCCAAATATTTTGTCTCAACAATGCCTACAGATTCTTCACTCATTAAAAACACCTGATATTTAATTTTTCAATAGCTATTTTTGCAGCTGCCTGTTCAGCTTCCTTTTTATTTTTTCCTTTACCTATACCCATCTCTTCACCGTCAATCAAAATGGATATGAAGAATGTCTTATCATGAGGAACGCCGTATTCGTTAATCATCTGATAGGTGATTTCAAGTTCTTCTGCATCACCATACTCCTTTACTGCAGATTTATAATCTCTAAAGAATACTTTTTCTTCATCAATATGAGGAAATACATATTTGGAGATATAGTCTTTTGCAAATTCCATACCCTGATCCAGAAATATGGCGCCTAAAAATGATTCAAATATATCCGCAGTAATGGATAACACTTCATTATGGGTTAAATTTGATTCATCAGCAGCTACTTTCAAATAATCCTGCAAACCTAACTCATGTGAATAGTAAATCAAAGCATTCTGGCATACATAATTTGCCCTTAATTTAGTTAACATGCCTTCTTCATATTGAGGATATTTATTGTAGAGGTATTCTGAAACGATTATATTTAAAACGGAATCCCCTAAAAATTCCAATCTCTCATAAGTATAATCCAAATCATGCAATGTAGCATATGAACCGTGTGTGAATGCTATATCATATAACAGTTGATTATTACTATCTATATCAAATTTTTCAAATAAATTCATTTTTAAAGCCCATACTTGATTAATATATTAATAAATATGAAATTTGACTTATATAATTATTATTATATAACAATAGTTATAAATATTACTTATCAAATGCTCTATCTCTTCTTTTATATATCAACTAAATTGAAAGTAATACTAAAAAGGATTTGGTAATATGATAATAAATTGGCAAGAAGAAATAACAAAAGTCGACCCAGACATAAAATTCAGAGCACAGGGAGGATGGTTAAAAACCATAGACGAACTAGACAAAAGCGTCAGAAACGGATACTCACTCATCGGCGATTTTGTCCAATCCGGAAACTTTGAAGAAGAATACAGTGAAGGAATATACCTTGACTGCAACAAGGAAGGCACAGCCAAAAAACCGCAGATTGACTACAGACTCTTCAGATTCAAAGACGGCAAAGTAAGACTGCTTGATATGGTAATTGATGCAGGCCAGGGCTGGGCAGTTGACTTATGGGATGCAGTTGAAGGGGAATTATAGATAATTCCTCATCAAAACTTCATCAAAATTTTTAAAATAAAACACCACTATTCTATATGGCAAAACTCACAGCATGCACAGGTAGGTGCAAAATAAGAATCTTCCGGTTCCACAATAGCTTTTTGAGCAAATAAAGTTATGTTGAATTTCGGATGATACTCATTGCTGACTTCTTTTGTAATCTGGGAAAGTCCTCTGTAATATACCGGCCTGTAACCTGTTTGAGAAATATCAAAATAGAACTTCTCACCGGTTGCAAATTTACTGAAGTATTTTTCCACAGCCAATGCCTGTTTTGGAGTTATTGAAAAAGTGAATCCCATAGTATCATCACTTCTTTGTCTGATTCCGGCATTGGAAATGTCAACAGCCAATATATCGTCTTTACCTCTTATAAAAATAACACAGTTTTCCAAATCTACATCATGTTCTCTAGCTACATCATTTATGTCGACCATAATTAAGCCTCCTAAAAAATTATTTAATTATAACTAAATTATAAGTCATGTTATATAAGATTATCTAAAAAAAAGCAGTTTGAAAATTATTATTGAATTCATTGAAAAAATAGATTTTAAGGAAGATTATGAAATAATCTTCGTAGTTTAACCAACTTATACTAATCTTTGTCTAGTAGTTGGTTTTTTATTTTGCCAGCTGTATCTCCTGAGTTTTTTGGATTTACCAAATCCACAAGAAGCACAGACTTTTTTACGTATATGGTAAGTGTTTCTACCACATCTTCTGCATCTGATATGGGTCTTTTTATTCTTTTTACCCATTGATGGAGTTCCCTTTGACATTGATACACCTCCTTAGTTTATCGTTAAAATATGATCGAAAAAAGTATTGAATAATATTTATGGTGAAATATAAACAATATTGTCTCCTCTTATGAGTACAACACCGAGTCTTCTGGTTACTTCTCCGTCTTGTAACTCTTCTGCATCATTAAGAACTAAATTCATGTGTAAATCAAAGCTCTTAAGTATTCCTCTAAATTCACGATCTCCTTTAAGTTTTATTAAAACTGGAGAGTCCACAGATTTTCCTAATGCGTCAAGTGGTCTTTGAACATTTTGTCCGCTCATTATATCACCTTATATTATCAAAATTTTAGTTTTTAAATCTGAATTGAGTAACAATCATACCCAAATACATAATATAATCAAGTTAAGATAAGACAAAACCTAATTAAAACTAATACTATTAATTATAACTAACCTACTATATAAAGGTTACCTTATTTTAGGTAAAAATAGTAAAAAAATAATGCTGATAATAAATAATTAGTCTAAGCACTATTTAAAATTAGTTATCAAGTGCTCTCTTGCACTTCACTTATATTTAAAAATCAACAGACCATAATATCACCAACCATCATCAGGCTAAAAAATGAAAATCAATGAAGAAAAATATATCAATCTGATTATGTACATTCTCTTTAAATGCTCAAACAAACCTAATCTGGGCAAGACAGTATTGTGTACAGTAATGTACTTTATTGATTTTAACTATTACGAGCTTTACGGTAAGTTTCTCACAAAGGAAACATACATCAAATCCAAAAGAGGAATCAAACCTAAACATTTCAGAAAAATTACCGAAAGCCTGATATCCAAAAAACAGCTGTTTTTAAGAAAGGAACCCTACTACAACAGGACAATCCACAGATATTATCCAACAAGAATACCTACACCTCAATTTACACAGGAGGAACTTGACATAATTGATTTGTGCATCGAAAAGCTGTCAAACAACAATGCAACGACAATAACACAATATGCAGGCCATGACAAGCCCATAATCAACACCAGACTGGGAGATGAAATAAACTACACAGATGTCTTTTTAAGAAATAATGAATAGCTTTATTTATCCCAAATATAATAATATTATTTATTAATAAACTATGGGATAAACATGGCAATAAAAGTTAAAAAAAGAAATTTCCTCAAAAAAAAGAAAATTAAAGAAATAAAAGCGGAATTGGGCGAATACGGTAACTTGCTTCAGGGCAAGAAAAATGTAGAGATTCTTGAAGCGGAACCTAATTCATTCATACTTGTAGACGGCGAACCATACATTATAATAATTGACGACAAACCGTTTCCAACTCTGAAAGCTGCACTTGCAAATGAAATTGACGGCAAAACCGTAACTGTAGATATGGGAGCAATCAGATTTGTAAGCAACGGCGCAGACATAATGAGCCCTGGAATTGTAGATGCCTCTGAAGGCGTCGAAGCAGGAGACATTGTGTTAATCATAGATGAAACCCATGGAAAACCACTGGCCATTGGAGTAAGTCTGATAAGCGGTGAAGAAATGGTTGCAAACGATTCCGGAAAAGCTGTTGAAACCAAACATTACGTCGGCGACGATATCTGGAACTTCGAAATATAATGGTGATTATATGGCCGAACTAAGATACAGAGCAGGAAACATAAAAGATCCACAAGTACACAAAATCGGAATAATCGCACTTGGGTCCCACCTTGAAAACCATGGACCTGCACTTCCAATCGACACAGATGCAAAAATCGGTGCTCATATCGCATTTCAGGCATCACTTCTAAGCGGAGCCAAATTTTTAGGAATAATCTTTCCAGCCTATGAACTGGATACAATCGACCACGGAGTTCATGTTTCCCTTGACGTGTTAAAAGAAAATGTCATAAACACCTTAAATTCAGCAAAAGAATTTTTGGATATTGAAAAGGTAGTTATTGTTAATTCCCATGGAGGAAATATACCGTTAATGGCTGAATTATGGGACATTGAAGACAAAACAGACTTATCAATAATATTCAACAATAAAGTAATCTCATCTGAAGGCCCTCACGGAGGAAGCGGTGAACTGTCAATGGCTAAAGTTTTAGGCATTGTCAATGAAGATGAACTTGTAAATCAGACAAATGTCGATGAATATGAAGAAATTGGCCTGCATGGATTTACACAGGCACGCAAAGATGATCCAAACATCGAAGAAGGCGCAAGAGACATTGAAGAAAACGGCGTTTATATAGATGAGGAATACGGAGAAAGACTGTTTAATCTGTCAATTAACTCTGTAATCTTTGATATTGAAAAATTGTTAGATTTTTAAAAAAAAAAAGAAAGGATAAAAAATTATCCTAATTTATTATCATTAGATTTATCTGGATTAATATTAGTTTTTGATTGACTAGAGGAATCATCAGTAGGAGTTTTTTCATTGGAATTATCCACAGTAGTTTCCACATGTGAATTATCCGTAGTAGTTTCTACTTGTGAATCATCAGAGCTGGATTGGCTGTAATCATAACTATGTGAATAATCTTTTGAAGTATCCTGAGATCTATATGTCTGATAATTATCATCAGAATCTGTAATCGCTGAGAGATTATCCAGAACACTTGAATTATTACTTGCATTAGGCAAAATTGATATTGGTCCGGTCATAGATGCAAATACAGTAGCTAAACAGAAAGCTACAATCGCTATGACTAATATTACTATAACAGTAGCTGAACGACTTGACAATTTTAACACCTTCCAAAAATTTACTAACAATAATATATTTGATTAAATATATAAAGATATTGATAAAATGAAAACTATTAAAGAACCGGTGCAAAGCGAAATAAATGTTAAAAAATCCCAATTTATCTGTTCTTTGTTTCCGACCAGAACAAAAAAAGAATCAAAGGAGATAATCCAAAAATTAAACCAGCAGTATGCAGATGCCACCCATAACTGTACTGCACATATTGTAAGTGACGGAGAAGGCTTTGACGATGACGGGGAGCCTGGAGGAACTGCAGGAAAACCTATGATAAATGTTTTAAGGAAAAACGAACTCCACAACGTCACAGCAATAGTAACAAGATACTTCGGCGGAATCAAACTTGGAGCAGGAGGACTTGTAAGAGCATATTCAAAATCAGTTATGGAAGCTATCGGAGATGCTGAAATTCTTGAAATAGAAGAATATGAAGTCTATACAATAACATTTGAATACTCAGATATCAAACTGGCCGACAGTGAAGTCAGAAACAACAATCTGGAAGTTATTGAAAAGGAATATTCAGACAAGGTCAGCTATGATATAGTGTCAAAAGATGCCAGAGACATTTTGAAAATATTTGAAAAATACTCCGGAAAAATAAAAACTAGTTTTAAAAATAAGCAATTTCTGGAAAAAAATTAAAATGAAGAACTTATTGTTCTTCAAAATTTGCTGCAGGTACGCCGCAAACAGGGCATACGTAGTCTTCTGGTAATTCGTCTTCTTCTAAAACGAATCCACATACTTTGCAAACGAAAGCCATTGAAGACACCTATTCGACTTTTTCAAACATGTCAGCAGTTGCACCGCACATAGGACATTTGTAGTCTTCAGGTAATTCATCAAATTCTTCGGTTACATATCCGCAAAGTTTACATTTAAATTTTGCCATTTTTAACAATCTCCTTATACATTTGTATAATTAAATATTATTTTTAAACAATAGTAATATATAAAAGTATTTAAATTTTTTCAAACATTGATTTTGGCATCCTGCATTTCGGACATTTGAAAGAAGCAGGCAAGTCTTCAAATTTTGTTCCGGCAGGAATATTTAATCCTTCTTCAATATTATCTTCATCAAAAATATATCCGCAAATTTTACACTTATATTGAGCCATAAAATAATCTCCATTATAATTAAAACCTGTTTGGAACTTTCAAGTGGTCCGGAAGCGGTTTTATACGTGCAGGTGTTCCGATAGCCAGATAGAATGGAGGAACAGAATGTATAACAATAGCTCCGGCAGCGACAATGGATCCTTCTCCAATCTCAACATTTGATAAAAATGTTGTGTTACCACCAATGGAAGCTCCACGCCTTACTTTAGGTCCTTGCAGTTCATAGTTAATACGAACCGGATATTTGTCATTTGTAAAACAAGCACAAGGTCCGATAAATACATTATCTTCAATTACAGAATTGGTTGGAATATACACATTGGACTGGATACTGACATCATTTCCAATGATTACATCACCTTCAATAACAGTATTGGTTCCAATCAATACATCATCTCCTATATTGGTGTTTTCACGAATGACAACATTGTGCCCTGTTCTGAAATTGTCTCCAATGACCACATCATTATAGATAATGGAATTTGACCTTATGGTAGGGTTTTTACCAATTACAGGAGGTCTTGAATTTGGAGAATATTTAACACCAAACTGGATATTCTGATCGGCAGGGAATTTCAATTCCGGTTTTGAGATATCAGGTTTTACTGATTGCCTTTCGATAACCGGCCTTTCATAGATAATTTCATCAACTTCCTCCCTTCGGGCGGGACGATGAAGGTTATCTTGTCTTTGATAGGCAGGTTCCTGATAGATAGGTTTATGAGGTTGAGCATATAGTCTATCATCACTTACATGAGTTACATGAGGCTGTCTTTCTTCATGGGAATAATAATGATGACTGTCCTTGATTTGTTCATAAGGTTTTTCTCTACTTTTTGGTTGCCTATCCTCAAGACTTTGTGAAAATCTTACCATATTATCAAACCTATCTTTAATTTAATTTAATGTATTAATGATTTAATTTATGTTTCTAATTACTATATATATTGAGTGGTTTATTTTTACAGTTTTGATAAAAAATTGAGTCGTTAATGAAAAAACTTCATGAAAATAATGAAAACAGTATTGGATTAAAACTTACAAAATTAAAAAAAATGAATTACAAATCCCTCCAACCATTTTTATCATTAAAACACCTTTCAAAAATTAATAGCAACATCCTACCTAAATTAAAAAAACATCATCATAACTTTTTTATAATCAAAAAACAATAAATTAACACACTAATTATAACAATTATATAACAAAGGAGGGAAAAATATGGTTCAATATTGCAGAAAATGTGGTAAAGAACTTGATGATGATGCGGAATTTTGTGATTCCTGCGGATTTGACTTGAATACAAATCCAACAAATGAAGAAAATAAATCGGAAATTTCTCAAAGTAATGAAAATAAATCTGTTGAAACTAAAAATGATAAAAATGAATTTAAAAATAAGTTACCATTAATATTAGCAATAATAGCTATTGTAGTTGGTGTTGGAGAAGGTCTTGGAACACCAATGTTAATGGGATGGACATCAATCATGTCCTCAATGGCAATTGCCATAATAGGCGGTTTAATAGGAATCTATTTAATGGAAAAAATGAATGAACCGGTTATAGCTGCCGCCGAATTTATTATAACTGGAGTTTTAGTCTATATGTTTATTGGGCGTTTTGGTGAAATTTCAGCAGTATTGTTCATAGTAGCTGCAATTTTAGCATTGTACTTTAAAGGAATGAATATTAACAGCAAAAAATTATGGGCAATACCTATACTGACCTTTGTATTGATTTTTGTCCTTTTAATAGCTGGTGGAGCATTATATCAGGTAAATTCTGAAAATTCAATTGCAGTTGGAAATGTTACTCAAAATATAACTGACGGAGGATTCGGATATTACAGCGGTGATGTTTCCGGAGACATACGTGTAGACTCCTCATTTGATTATTTAGAAGTGACAGTGAATTATTATGATGATGACGGAAAAGTTATTGCATCAACAATAGGCTGGAACGAACTTCATCCCGACAGCGGAAAAACATATAAATTCAAAGGAACCTATTTCAATGAACAAGCTCCGAAAACAGCCGAAATTAAAGTAGTTGATTCCGCAAAATCAAAAACACCATTCTACACAGAAAACATAACCATTGTAACTTCAAGTGGAGTATAAACTCCACTTTTAGTTAACCATCATTTATTTTAAAAAAAAAAAGTTAGGAATTAACTCCAGCTAAAAAAGGAGTTAATCCATGCAAATAATCCGTCAAGTGAAAATCCGCCTGTTGAATTTCCACTCATGAAGTTATTTACTTGAGTTTTATAGTGGTTTACGTCTCCTTGAACGTTTTGTACTTGCCCAATAGTGTTTGCCAAGTTTTCAATATCAGAATTAGTGATATTAATGTTGTTGTTTTGAACATAATTGTTAATGATGTTTACAATTGTGTTGTGGTCAGTTACGTTGTCTTTTGAGACATCCTGTTTTACATCATCCACCAATTTTGATAATTTGTCAGCATCAACACCTGAGTTATCAACGATTTCTGCCTGAGTAACGATTTCATCAGTTGCAGCTTCTTTTACTGTTTCAGGAATTTCAACATTTGTTGCTTCTTCATATGAGTTCATTATACCTGCAAGAGCGGATTCTCCGGTTGCAGATACAGGGCTTGTTACATAAACATGGCCGGCGGTTATTCCAGCGGATTTTAATGCTGAAATGTACATATCACCAGTTATTGTTGTGATTTTTGATTTGTCAACACTTACCTGAAGATTTTTATTATCATTCAAGTCCACCAATGCAGAGGACAATATCTGACTGGAAGAGTATGTTTTTCCGGATATTGATCCTGAAATTTTGTTTACATCACTTGCATAGATGATTTTTGATTCTGCATTGTTTAGATTTACATTTGACTGACTTTTGAAAAAATCATCGACAGTTGATTTATATGCTGAATTTGAGTGAGTTGTCTCACCGTAAGTTATTACAACGGAATTTGCTTCGCCTGAAAATCCAGCAGGGATTAACATGGCGACTACAATTAAAGCTAATATTGCTATAGTAATTTTACGCATTTTTATCACCTCAGTAAATTCCTATTTTAGATTATTCGAAGTAGTATATAAATGTTTCAGTTTTTTGAAAATTTTTTAATGATTTTTAGATATAAAAAAAGATGTAAAAAATAAACAATGATACAATAGCATATTCTAAAAATTGTTCAATCAAAAGATTAGAGAAATTGAATAATGAAAATTATAATATTAATGTAAATATATGTTATAGCAAAGAAAGATGGGATTTTGGTTTAAATGAAATTAATGATTTATGAAGACAAGTGCATCGGATGCGGCCAATGCAAATCCGTATGCATCAGAGACAATATTGAAATCGGCGAAGTTGCAGTTGAAACCGGGAACAACTGCTTTGAATGCGGACACTGTATGGCAATTTGTCCAACAGGTGCGGTTACCCTTAAAATATTTAAAGGTCATGAAGACAGAATTGTTGAATACACATCCAAGGACATGCCATTAAACTATCATGACCTTTTAAACTTCTTAAAACGAAGGCGTTCCATACGCTGGTTTAAAAATAAAAAGATAGACAAGTTTACTTTTGATAGAATATTTGAAGGAGCGTACTATTCCCCAACAGCTCAAAACGAGCAGGACGTGGAATTTGTAGTTTTGGACAAAAAACTGAATGACTTCATGAAACATGTCTACAGCATAATCAAGGTTGAAGAAGATAAATTTTTCAGAATAAAGCAGCTGGGAGACTATCTGAAAGACCCCTCAACAAGAAAATACCATCCTCTCCTCTGGCAGGGTCAGCAGTTAATATTGACATTTTCAACAGACAAAACAAGTGCAGTAATTGCCAATACCCGTATGGAACTGCTGGCATATTCATTAGGGCTTGGAGGATTTTATTCCCTGTTTATCTTGAAAGCCGATGAGATAGACCATGATAAACTGATGGAATTTTTCCCGCAAATCGATGCGAAAAAGCACATGTACTCATCTTTTATAATAGGATATCCCAAAAAGACTTTCAAAAGGACAATACCTCACAGTGAAACTAAAGTCCAGTACATGTGAATATTAAATAATTTAACCCTATCCCATATAGACAGATGGATGAAATATATTCCCAAAAATACTTTTAAAGCACTAAAACAGAAATTCAAATAGAGGTAGTTAATATGCAAAGCATTATATCACAAGAACTGGAGA
Protein-coding sequences here:
- a CDS encoding type II toxin-antitoxin system antitoxin SocA domain-containing protein, giving the protein MKINEEKYINLIMYILFKCSNKPNLGKTVLCTVMYFIDFNYYELYGKFLTKETYIKSKRGIKPKHFRKITESLISKKQLFLRKEPYYNRTIHRYYPTRIPTPQFTQEELDIIDLCIEKLSNNNATTITQYAGHDKPIINTRLGDEINYTDVFLRNNE
- the rnc gene encoding ribonuclease III, whose product is MNLFEKFDIDSNNQLLYDIAFTHGSYATLHDLDYTYERLEFLGDSVLNIIVSEYLYNKYPQYEEGMLTKLRANYVCQNALIYYSHELGLQDYLKVAADESNLTHNEVLSITADIFESFLGAIFLDQGMEFAKDYISKYVFPHIDEEKVFFRDYKSAVKEYGDAEELEITYQMINEYGVPHDKTFFISILIDGEEMGIGKGKNKKEAEQAAAKIAIEKLNIRCF
- a CDS encoding 50S ribosomal protein L37e encodes the protein MSKGTPSMGKKNKKTHIRCRRCGRNTYHIRKKVCASCGFGKSKKLRRYSWQNKKPTTRQRLV
- a CDS encoding alpha/beta hydrolase, with the protein product MKLDNYRYETDDGDIINYYEANNDNPLLLIIHAQSANAENYSNVVKKLSKKFHLILVDCYGHGKSSHNKEKYNIVSLGDDLIDFIKSKTDDKISILGHSSGGLISCYIASVSDVCDNLILEDPPLFSSCGEKRFNYYNFNDLSTVCHNFINQDEETDFVYYYFMNQYAWNFFPENKREKIRAKSGESALKYRKKHPEKPLKVPFWPKKFMEAFQGLNEYDPYFGENFYNDSFNCNIDYRNLLSNIKCKTLFMKANTVIGDENIIMGALTDEDLELVVSLIENIDVEYFNCGHGIHLEKKRDFVKSVVKTLEE
- a CDS encoding AzlC family ABC transporter permease, which encodes MTISRKSKFIDGAKKGIPITFGYVPMGIGYAAIAMKAGFTPLQTISMSFLVYAGAGQIIAASMALTGATAIAIILTNFVVNLRYFVMSTCVLNQVEESNLGLNILAAHVTVDESFAMFSLSEDSSIWIYLGIAITAWLSWCLGAAIGVVLLDLLPVIVTNSFNISLYALFVAILVPAVKKSKQIALLVLITAVLNIVLSQFLGNWSLIVSTLIGAGIGMYIVDDEYFLSGDA
- a CDS encoding LSm family protein encodes the protein MSGQNVQRPLDALGKSVDSPVLIKLKGDREFRGILKSFDLHMNLVLNDAEELQDGEVTRRLGVVLIRGDNIVYISP
- a CDS encoding RNA-binding protein codes for the protein MAIKVKKRNFLKKKKIKEIKAELGEYGNLLQGKKNVEILEAEPNSFILVDGEPYIIIIDDKPFPTLKAALANEIDGKTVTVDMGAIRFVSNGADIMSPGIVDASEGVEAGDIVLIIDETHGKPLAIGVSLISGEEMVANDSGKAVETKHYVGDDIWNFEI
- a CDS encoding homoserine O-acetyltransferase; its protein translation is MSEESVGIVETKYLDIKEPIQLDSGKILNNVTVAYETYGELNKEKSNAILICHALTGDAHAAGWHEGDRKPGWWEIVIGPGKAIDTDRYFVICSNVLGGCKGTTGPSSINPKTGKQYGLDFPVITIKDMVEVQKKLIDSLKIDELYAVIGGSMGGMQVLQWLISYPDFVKKAVPMATAAMSSPQQIAFNEVGRQAIFSDPDWNSGNYYETGLKPENGLSLARMIAHITYLSDESMDIKFGRDLQDKDEISYDFSIDFQVESYLKHQGETFVKRFDANSYLFITKAVDLFDLSQNNSLIDGFKDIKAKVEIISVDSDWLYPTEQSTEILTALHANNVDATFSEIKSNYGHDAFLLEGGQLNFILSKFLANNVVSDLMKGVVVTIKDNADVHEAAEIMLDKQVTHIPVVTDDYKLIGIVTSWDLSKSIAMDTNHLKDIMTTTVKYCFADDSIESVARMMGEYDISSLPVVNEDMKVLGIITTDQISHLLS
- a CDS encoding AzlD domain-containing protein — encoded protein: MDYISLVILGCAIVTFIPRLIPALFIDRLEFPPKAEKFLNLIPYTALAALICPGVLTVDNQLWYIGLIGAVVAAGLAWKKVPLGAIVILTVVVLITVYSIVPFF